From the genome of Setaria viridis chromosome 1, Setaria_viridis_v4.0, whole genome shotgun sequence:
TTCAGCACCTATACATCTCCCTGAGTAGCATAAAGGCCAACAGTTGTTTGTAACAAAGGTGCTAATAGTGTCCAACTTTTCAAGCATGGCAGTAAACACTGTTTTTCAGATGGACCAGACAACAAGCACAAATCCATGAATGTTATCCCCTGAGGGAACTTCAAAAATATGCTAAAAACACCAAAATGCAATATCCAACCATGGATTGCACTTAGCATTAAGTATATGATAATACCATGTTCCCAATGAGTTTGAACCACCGACAGGAATCACATATGGTTTCCTCCCTTCTTCCAACAGCCTTTTTTTCAGCAAGTCAGCTAAAGCCTACAAAAAAGAATGATGTGATTGGAAATTTCCAAATCAAACACAAGCTAGGATAAGTGCTGATACATAGTGCACAAAGCACATTATTGATTTACCTAAAGACATAAAAAAAATAGGCAGTAAAATCAAAACGTTGGGAGGGGGTAGCCTATTAAATCATGTAGCCAGAAGGTTATGCTACCACAGAGGCACTTTATCTGTTTCTAAAGAAGTGCCTATTCGAACATGGATGACAAGTAGTAACATTTACTGTGGAACAAAAGCATTAGTTACAGATGGCCAAGCAGAACTATGAAACAGCTCACAGCAGTGATGGAATAAAATATGGAGAAAAGCTTACCACACTGCCAATTTTTCCATACTCTTCTTTTGATACAAGATCAATGTGTGCCCCCACCAGTCTCTCGACAAGGAGATTGCCAACCAAACCTGGGTCTTTATCCACAAGAAGCTGAAAATGTCCCACCAAAACCAATTTACGCGACAGCAACACAGCATTGTACAGAATTCACCTCACTAGCACACAGAAATCACCTTGGAGGTACGAAGTATCAGGTAGCAATCAAGATTGAGATACTTAGCAGCCACTGCTGTGGCGCGGCAATGGTTGCTTTGGATACCACCAACAGTGATAATGCAGTCTGCGCCTTGAGCTACAGCATCTGCCATCAGAAACTCCAGCTTCCGGACCTTGTTTCCACTCAACTGCATGCCGGATAAATCATCTCGCTACAAATATCCGCAAAAGTCCCGTGTCAGAATCAAAGTGTCACTAACAAATTCATGTGAATTGCATATTTCCAAATTGTAACGGGAACTGGGCAGGGCGCTTGCTCTTTTGTCGGACCTTGATCCATACTTccgtaccttccggcaaattgGGGAGATTCCACTTGTGAATTGGTGTTGGGAACTGTTTTGATTAGAAAGAATATAAGTTACGAGTCACACGAAAATTATCAACTCAAACACAGAATTCCAATCAATCTGAACTAATCTGAAGTAATGGATGGAGCAGGTAGCGGTCAGATAGTGAGGTAGAATAGATGGGGAAGCTTACATGGCCGAGCGAGAAGGTGTGGGAAGGCATGGGGGAGAGGTGCGTGGCCCACGAAGGCGGCGCGTAAGGCTTCTTCGAGAGGAAGCCCCCGATCTGAGCGGTGGCTGAGGAATAGGTGGCGGGGACTCCGgccatcccggcggcggcgcccagactccggtggcggacggcggcgaAGAGGTAGAGGAGTGGGAGAGTAGAAGTGACGGGGAGGGCCGGCCGAAGGAGCCCGACAAGGACCATGGGAAAATGACGACGTTTCCGTTCCGCGCGGCCGGCAGAGATGCGCCCGCAGTGACCCTGGTCCGGGATCCGGCCCAACAAGGCCTAAAAGACTGGGCCTCCCGATATGGATGGACCTTGTCCGTCAGATATGCGTATTTTCGTCATGTTTGTCGGGAACGAAGGCGTTTGCATACACCATTTGATACGATCCAAAGTTTCACTCTTATTAATAGttaataaaataatatattaaaTGGGATGGCTTCATCTAAGATGGGTTGGTACAATTCACTTAACCAAGTAAAAAtatcattattattttaaatGGTTCcctacatgaatcaaatgatataAACAACTAAACACACCTGAAATGATTCCACGTCTCCACGACGAATCGATAGATTTGtcacacaaaaataaaatataaactATCATTAATGCGATATGCTTGGTATATCACAAGTTCGATACTTTAAACCCATGGTAAGCTTTTCCATTTATTTTCATTAGTAAACAAAAGTATACGCATAAGTGCATATACAGACCGCGTGAAGAACAACAACGCGCGGTGTTTTGCTGGCTGTTAGGATGCAAGCACCTACAATTGGTCATTTTCATACGCGTTTCTTCTATGGTTTTCAATAACCCACGAAAAAATGGTAAGTTTGAGCCTCGCGTACAAATTTGCTTACATCTCTATTGGTTGTTTGCCGCACGGTGGTTACCTGGTTGATGATGCGGTTGTATGTATAGTAGCACTTCTTGTTAGTAAATGCGATTTCATGTCCGAAACACATGTTGGTATTGTCTACAAGCTTGTCCCACCAAACATGATGCACTGATTTTGTCAATTGCTAGCGGAGAAGTCCACTTTTAAGTCATATGACAAAATTTGAGCAAGAAATACATTATCACACTTCGAGAAGAAAATGATGCATTAGTGCATTGCTTTCGCCAAACATGTCTACGTTGCGACTTTGCCAAGCGTGAGTTTCGTCGATCGACTGGCACCGTACAAATTTGACACTAGGAAAGTTAAGATTGCGATGGATTCGGAAACAAATCAAACAAGACAAACTATTTTCCGATGAGAGAAGGATGTAACAAACCAGCTTTTTTTCCAAACAAAAGATTTTATTAATAACAGATAAAATTCATTTGTTACACAACAATAAAAATCCAACAACCACTCCTACATTGCATTTAGAAGGGAAAATTGaaataaagaaggaaaaataatttgtttgacataaaagaagaaaaataatgacCATGGAGAAACATGTCTTCCCGAGAGGCCGAGACCACCGGAGGTGGACCAGACTCCACCGGTCCATCCTCCACCGGGTAGCCCCCACCACTCCCACCGGGGGCGCCGTGGCGATACGCTGTTCGCCGCTAGCGACACTTCCACCTCACCACGTTCACACCTCCACAGAAACTGACTAGATGGCCCCACCACTCCACACACCCCTCGTGCCATGATGTCAGTGAGAGAAAAAGTTCACAaacccggcaccgccgccgcctcctctcctcgaAAAAGCGACGCCTTGTTGACTCCCCCACACCCCAGTGCCCACGCCCCCGTCTCCGCACTGCGCTCTCGCTCTTTCTGTCTGCGCTTAGCGGCGAAGCTACAAAAAcggaacaaataaaaaaaataaaaaagagagaaagctCGCTCTCATCCGCTGTCCGAATCGAACAACTCGAAAGCGATTTGCTGCCGCTGCTGATCCGAGCACTCTCCCCCGCCTCGTGTGGAACAAGTTCAGGTTAGCCGCTCCGCTTCGCTTCGCCACCCCTTTCCTATTTCCGGGCGCTTCTCGGGAGATGTGGTAGGAAGAGGTGTTTAATGCCTGTGGTTGATTTTCTGCTTAATTTTGTGCGATTTGGGGGTGTTTTGCGGGGGTTTCGACGCGCTGCAAGGCCCACGCCACGCGGGATTGGAGTAACTTTTGGAATAGTTTCCAGCATTTTCCTAAGGCGCCGCGGTTTCCGCGTTTTCTCACATTTGCCAAATCTCAGCAGGGGAGGTTGAGATATGGAAGTACAGAACGCTGATGCCTCTGTTCCTTTGTtggaattttatttattttatctgCGCGTCTCGCGTCTTTAATTTCGAGTGATTCTTCTCGTATGGGGTTTACGGGGATGAACTTAATCGTTTGTAGTAGGCGCGGATTGGTTCATCTGATTTCATTGATGCGCTCTCTGTTTGCGGGAAGGTATATCTAAGGCCAACGAATTGCTTCCCTTCCTGATCGTTTCTCTTAGTCGGATGTTATGGGTACGCAGAACCTTCATTGGATGCTAATAACGCCAGTTAGGTTCTCTTGATTGATAATATCACGCTGACAGACGCAACTCGCAGTGAAGATTTTTGTATCTGTACACACTTTTTTTATTCGCACGTGCTTCCAGAGTTCCAGTAATTTTTACATTACGAGATGCCGTTGTTCTCTGTATTTCTTCATACCTTTTTTGATGCTATTGTGTTTGCAGGGGCAACAGAGTTTGAAATGAAGACCCAATCGTAAATCTGTGATTAGGTTGTTGTTGCTGTAAGATCTACAGGTAGGTATCAGCACCAGCTGAGTATTGAAGCTAAACTGGTTCTTTGTTTGGTTGATATTGTGCAGATTCCGTTATGCAAGTTCATTTTTTGTTGTTTGAGGAGTCTGTGTTCCATTGCAAGCTAAGAATTCTATATTCTTGTCTCTATCCATTGGGTTCACCCTGGACACAGCATCAGTATTCTGTTGTTTTTTTCACAGTTTTTCCTGGTTATCCCACCTAATTCAACCAATAAATGTTGGTTAGCCTGAATATCCATTGGAATCCTTACTGCCTAAAAATGGATGACATCTTTCATGCATAAAAGGATACATACATTGCCTGCTTGTCATGAATTTATATTTAGTTAATTGAAAGTGATGTGCTGATGCAATGGATGATGGTTGCAGAGTTATAAAATGACTGATCAGGAGAGAGATGATGTTCCTATGTTACTAAGAAATGTTGAACTACCAAGATTTCCTCTAAGAAGCACTTCAATGTGTATACCAGTAAGGGATGATGAATATGAAGAAGGCACCTTTGTACCCCATACTGGTCCTTTATTCATTCAGCCACCAACTCAGACAACATCGGGCAGTCCATTTACCAGTAGAGACGCACCAGATAGGCTGCCTAGACCTTCACAGGGGAAACCAGTCAGCAAGCCACAGGCAGTCATGCCAGAACAAACCAGAGGAACTAGGTGGTCTTACAGTGGACAAGTGCCAAAGAATGAACACCTACTGATGTCTGGACCTTTGGGACAATGTGATAATCCTGATTGTGTCAATTGCCCTCCTGCTTGTAAAAATAAAAGACATTTCCACAGAGGTTCGAATGCTGAAGACAATAAGGTATCTCCTTGAAATATGACATTTGTTCCAAAGTTGCTAATGTTATTTCTTAAACCTGCTGTGTGTGGTACTAACATGTTTTTCCTTTGTTCTCTTGAAGCTTCATAATATTCTTTATGGTTATGGTGGTGGATGGAAGAAAAAGATCGAGCAAATTCTTTCACGCATTCCAATTATGAACCCACATGCAAAGCCTGTTCAACACTGGAATCAATTCTTCGTGATATCATGCCTGATTGCCATTTTCATCGATCCACTGTTCTTCTTCCTATTATCAGTAGAGCAGGTAATATTTACAAGTTTTTCAGTGAAATGTTAGATCTGTGTCCATGCTTCTTTTATGCATTCAGTTACTGCATTTTCTTAGTCAATCTTGCTGTAATTTTAATCAGATATGACCACATATCCCTTAGTTTTATTTTCATTGAATGCAGGATAATAAATGCATAGTGTTAAACTGGGATTTTGCTACAGCACTTGCTGTTTTGAGAAGTGTGACCGATGCTATTTATTTCCTCCACATGCTGCTTCAAGTAAGTTCATCATCTGCTCATCCAGATAAGGTTTTACATTTTGTACAATATTGTCACTCATAAACAAGTAGGTACAAGATGGAATGCTTGTGATATATCAATGATTTGGGATTCAAATGTAAGATCATTATGTTCTTTCTTTATTAATTGTTCAGCATACTTCTTTGTGAATTTTTCAATAAGTTCTGAACTTTGTTTAAAACAAATCTTTTACCATACACTGAGTTTGGAAATACCATTGCACTGTCCAGAATGACTTTCTATTGTTGACTTGTCGTGAGGGAACCTTAAAGTAACGGTGCATATTCATCCTGATCTTATTGCAATAACATCAATGTATTAGTTACCTTAAAAGATTGATTGGTAGTGTTGGCTTAATGTTGATAAACTTTGCCGTATTGGTTTATCATGCTACTCTTTGTTAGCATCTGATTTTATTTCATACTGTCTTGGATTTTGTCCCCTTGGATAGATAAAATGGATTTGTTCAGTTCTACCATCAAATTTATGCAAACAGGCCTCTAGCTGAGTTGGTTAGGTGGCTCTAGTAGCACTCCTCAGGTCCTGGGTTCGACTTCATGCAGGAGCGAATTTCAGGCTGGGGTTAAAAAAATCCCCTCGTCTGTCCCACGCCAAAGCATAAGTCTAAGGCCTGGCCCAGGTCCGTTGGTTGTCTCACACGGGCTACGGTGCCGCTATGTAAGGGTGGGGCAGGGGTTCGGgggttttcttcttcttagcaaaatacccgggggctgtcttacccccccgcaggtcgagttttttttattCATGAATATAATTAGATACTGTCTTTCAGTTCAGATTGGCTTATGTTGCCCCAGAGTCACGTGTGGTGGGAGCTGGAGACTTGGTTGATGAGCCAAAGAAAGTTGCTATCCATTATCTTCGTGGTTACTTTTTACTTGATTTTTTTGTTGTGCTTCCACTCCCTCAGGTAACATATACCTCCCACTTGCATTAATTCTCTCGCTTTACAtattaattttcattttttttcttctgtatGAATTGATACATCTTTTTTTCTGAAACAGTAATTCAAGTTATATCTATTGTGGAGTCCTTTTGGTTTTATTAGGTTGTCTTTTATGTCTCTTTAAGGTCTGAGCAGTTTCCAACATATTTAGGCCAACAagaaatatgaatgaaaataaaTTGTTGTTCCCGTGCATTGTATATACCAAGTCATGCCATGCCTTCTTTCTATTTATaaacttgtgacttgtgagcatCTGGGAACAGTTGGTGTCCATTGAGTCGCACTTGCATATAACCATAAATTGACTGAATACATTGGCGCATGTGACAATGACTTGCCACTTCCTCACCTTTTGCAGCTTTGCATCCATGTTTGTCTGTGTAGCACTTCATCTGATTTTACTTGCATGACTGCCTTTTATCTGTCTACTTCCAAAGCTGCTTTGTCTAACTCCGATGAGTCATCCCTGTTCTTTTTCGTTGTAGTTAACAACAACTATGCAGTTAAAGAATGACCTTTGTTGGAGTCTTTATGTTCTTTGctaatatttttctttgtttcttgatcAAGGTGATGATACTGCTAGTTATCCCTAAATATGTTGGGTTATCAGGTGCAAACTATGCTAAGAATTTATTGCGTGCCACTGTTCTTCTTCAATATGTGCCCCGTATCATCAGATTTGTACCGCTACTTGATGGTCAGTCCGCCAATGGATTCATATTCGAGTCAGCATGGGCTAATTTTGTGATCAACCTTCTAATGTTTGTTTTGGCGGGACACGTTGTTGGTTCATGTTGGTATCTCTTTGGCTTACAGGttagttgaatatttttttattgaggTTGTGCACAAAATCTAGTAGTACGTATTGATTCAAATATTTTCCAATTTGGATATCCTTACCAACAAATCTATTCACTGTTGAGGAATGTACCTTTTACATTGTCATGGAACAGTTCGTAAGGCACCTCTTGTTTCTTTGAATTGTATGTGATCTGATTAATTTCGTTTTAAAGGTGGAAAATATGCTGCTCTAAACACCTACTTAAGTTAACCTTCAATGTGCTCAATTTGTATGTTCAAACACAACTTGTCTGGTAATTATATAGTTTGACCTACTAAGAAAGTACTTAATTTTAACTGATATTATAAGTCCTGATGAATcgtattattttcttttatttctcaTTTTGTCGCAGAGGGTTAACCAATGTCTACGAGATGCTTGTTCTGCATCGACCATTCCTTATTGTGATACTTTTATAGACTGTGGACGTGGCGTTGGGAGTGGACTGTACAGACAGCAGTGGTTCAATGACTCAGGTGCAGCAGCTTGTTTTAACACTGGAAATGGTGCTACTTTCCAATATGGAATCTATGGGCAGGCTGTTTTACTAACTACAGAAGAAAGTGCTGTTAAACGGTATATATATTCATTATTTTGGGGGTTTCAGGTATTCTCCGTCATTTGCTTCCGCCTTTCTACTCCTTTGGTATCTGTTTGTTGCATCCAAAATAATCCCTCcttcccaaattactattcgttttggcttttctagattcatagcttttgctatgtacctagaaaagccaaagtggatagtaatttgggacagagggagtatttttaTAATCAGACTGTTCAGCATGATCCTTTTAAGTTTTTACTGTCTTATCAGCCATGCAAACTAATGACATTTCAGCCATGCAAACTAATGACATTTCATTCTAGTTACATACATTTTAACTCTGACAAGTGTGTTTTCTCATACCTTACGGTTTGATTTCAGCAAATAAGTACCTTAGCTGGCAACCTTGTCCCAAGTTACTTTGCATGGGAAGTTCTGTTCACGATGGCTATTATTGGTTTGGGACTGTTGCTTTTTGCATTACTTATCGGAAACATGCAAAACTTTCTCCAAGCTCTTGGAAGACGGTATGTGGTTATACTGATGGCCTATTTGTCATGCTATATGCTTTTATAGTCATGAGTCATGCAGTGGCACAGCTAGTTAGAGGCCAAGCAGGGTTCTGGCACCCCCCTTGCTCAGGAAATCTCTTTAGGTCCCGGTATACAAGCTCATAAAAGTCATCAGTAGATCAATTCACTTAGCAGTAATTTGAAGCCTAGTAAAGAGTCTGGAAGCCCATTGATCTCATTCTCACCTCCACCTAAACTGCTACACGTTTGCCTTGAGCTCCGTTCTCTGGGGTCTAGGGAACTATTGTACTGTGGAAGGGCCGCAGTCTGCCGTAGTGGCAGGAGGCAGGAGCGTGGCTGTGCTCACTTGACTGTTCGCTGGCCTCTGCTCTTGCTGACTACAACATTATTTGTCACTGCCCTAAGGGCAAGTATGCCTCCAGGCTATCTTTTGATCAGCTCATTCTTTCCCTATTCTCAAGACTAGCTCCTGCTTGTGTGTGGTAGAAGTTGAAAGTTGGATGATTGTATAGTGCTTTGAGGTCAGTTGAGATGAATTCCTTTTCTTATGGGTGCATTGCTAACATCTTAGCTTTAGTTTGTTTCCGTGCCTagaacttgagatgctttgcaAATTCTTTACCTCAAGTTTCTTAGTTGATAGTCTTGCGGTCTCATGCAAAAATTCTACTAAACCTTGCTAATTACATTAGCACTTATGCATGTATTTGAAATTCATTATGCCTCAGGTTCTGCCACTGCAGTCATGAACTGTCATCTACATGTCATGCATGGTAGTTAATTCGGTTTTAAATTGTAACCATCTCAAGGTGTGAacatttttctccttttctgttCTCACAGGAGATTGGAAATGCAACTTAGGCGCCGCGATGTTGAAAAGTGGATGAGCCATAGGCGGTTGCCTGAAGATTTGAGAAGGTTCCTCTACAGAACTTATAAAGcgctaattttttttcccaaaacaaAACTTAGCTTCACTTATTTCTCTGCTGCAACCATTTGTTACTGTCGAGCAATAATACTGATCTGCTCGTGTTTCATGATTAACTTTTTAAAACTAGAGCCCTTGTGAGTTGTGAAAGCAATTATTTGCTTTACAAATCTTATCTTGTAGTTAAGAAAAAAAGGGTGTATGCTATATTGTCAGAAATAGTTTTAACAAAACAAATCATTTTTTATTAGTTCAGAATTGACATAGGTGATTAAGGTTATATCCACAAGTGGTATCATCTAATGTAGTGTTAATGAAAAAACTGAATGTGGTTTGGGATGCTGTGTGCGGATCGTAATCACGAGGGCTTGCTTGGATTGAGGTATTTATATACAATTCTGTAGCATTTAGCTCAATCAAAATTTGAACTAGATACTAAAACCTTTCAAATACCCCTAAGCTGAACAGGAAATTTTATTCTTACTGTTGAAAGGTATATGTGTGTAGGAGGGTTAGACGAGCAGAAAGGTTCACCTGGGCAGCTACTCAAGGAGTGAATGAAGAGGAGCTTTTGAGTAATTTACCTGAAGATATCCAGAGGGACATACGTCGTCATTTCTTTAGATTCCTTAATAAGGTCGGTTTCTAAGGTGACAAACAACTATTACTCCAATGCCTACTCCCATCCATTCTTTCTTCTACCATTCTTGTATTTGATGTTGTGCTTATATCACATTCCACCATTCCAGAACCTTGACCGGTACTGTTTGGGATAAAAATTGGTAAATGAAACTGTTATATGAGGAGAAAGACTGGAAAAGAACTTAATCTCCAGAGAAAAAGAGTTTGAATTGATATAGGACCACAACCAAATGTAGCTGAATCTCGAGTTATGGCTCCGCACTCCAAATACTCCCAAATGGTTTAGTGTCTAATAGTTTTACCAAAGATTTATATTTCACATATTTTCAATATGATATTGATTTTGTTCTAAGAGACACTAATGTTCAAAATTTGTTTCCAAGGACTTTTCAAATGCTAATACACCCTACATAAAGAAAAGATGGGAGTAAGCAATAGTGACAACAGAAACTGGAAAGAAATAAGAGAAGAGAGATACTACTTGTATTTTCTCATTCCTGTTGTAGGCTCACCTCATTTACATGATTTGTGCTATACAAGGTGCTGTTTGGATGGAACCCTGCCTAGCAGGGTTGTAATCCTGAGATTTCTGCCTGGAAGGAGCTGCCAGGCTGCAGGCTGAGGAAATCAGTCACCTGGTTCCTCTTCCTATCTGCCTGGATATAATTACAGAACaatctttcttcttcctcctcatcctcaagtTTTTCCTGTTCAACTGTGCCTGTTGACTCAAAATCCACCACTGATGATGCTTCATTTTAGTTGGGCGGGTTTTTCTTCCACATCAATCCCGTCCCATCATTGtgtttgcttctttcctttttttttatcaaggaCCGCTCCCATCTTTCACCATGACCCCCCCTCCCCacccaaaaagaaaacaaatctgtttcttttctccatcctcttttttcttgtttatgCTTTTAATCTATATATAATTTTGTCTGTGTTATGTATGATTGAATGAGCAATGTTTGCATCACGTTTATGTACCACTGTTGGCCTCGTAAGATGTGACCTAGCATATCTGAATCTCTCTAATCGAGAGCATCACGTGCAACTTTCGAACCAAATGTTGCATGGTTCCAGGACACCAAACTCAATCCTGAACTAGACATCTGCCTGACTAGGTGTCGGTAtttagatccggcaacctaccgaggggggtgcttgaggtagtgttttgattagtggggctcgtcgagatcaggaactcgaaggtaaatgcagatacacgatttagacaggttcgggtcgctagattgcgtaataccctacgtcctgtgtattgatgtattgaattgctttggagagggtccctgcctcgccttatattgccgggggcatggttacatgtcggttggttacaaggttacaagaatactagtcggatacgactagaggagttatactcttattacaacgagtactttcccaatcctcgactagttcctatctttccaagtagactacgccgtcatgcgccatggtctccatgttagATGCGTCTCGGtaccagccccatatttaggattgtccaaacctggTGGGTCCATAAAGGTATGTACGATATTAGGCAATTCTGGAAATTCTAGAATCACTAGCAGGCAGCTCACAGGCATTTGTAGAGCCCAGGCAATTCATCTAGGACTcccaaccaaacagaccctaaatgATGCCTGGTAAAGGTAACTCTTACTAGTTTCAATTAAACATTGACTAAGTTATCTTATTTGCAGGTCCGATTGTTCACCTTGATGGATTGGCCTATCTTGGATGCTATCTGTGACAAATTAAGACAAAACTTATATATCAGTGGAAGTGACATTCTTTATCAAGGTGGTCCTGTTGACAAGATGGTCTTCATAGTGAGAGGTAAGCTGGAAAGCGTCAGTGCAGATGGAAGCAAGGCTCCGTTACATGATGGAGATGTATGTGGAGAGGAGCTCCTCACATGGTACTTGGAAAACTCATCGGTGAATAGAGGTATGCAATTTCTTCCCTGGCTGGTTGCTGTTATTGTTCTTAGATGTTTTAAATTGTCACGTCATGTAGACTATTCCTGTTTCAGATGCTGGGAAAATCAAATTTCAAGGCATGCGGTTGGTTGCTATACGTACAGTAACATGTTCAACAAATGTTGAAGCTTTTGTACTCAGAGCAAGTGATCTCGAAGAAGTCACCTCGCAATTTGCACGATTTTTGCGTAATCCACGAGTGCAGGGAGCGATCAGGTAGCCATAATGTTTAATTTATTGTCACATTCCTGCTCACCAAAATTGTTGAGGTTCTCCTTATGGTCCTTTTGGCAATTCATGGCAAAACATGATAAAGTTCGCCAGTTAATCATGCATCCATGGGATACAACTATATACTTTGCcgactgaagcttgaacctctGCGTGCAACAGGTACGAATCCCCCTACTGGCGAACTATTGCTGCAACTCGAATTCAAGTTGCATGGAGGTATAGGAAAAGGCGGCTGAAGCGAGCTGAGCAGTCAAGGCTGAACGAGGAGTCTTACCCCTCGTACTCGATCACGGCGTTTGATTCTTTTCGACGTGGACAGAGGGGATGATCTAACTTTTCAGCACTCTGCATCTACAGCTTCTAGAGCTCTGAAATTATGAGTCCTGTGTGCTTGGTCGAATAACACATTGAGCTGCTATTTTTGGTTTTGGTGCTCACTAGTCTCTCGTAGCTTCAGATTGTAGGTACTTGTAGTCTGTAGAAATACGCTTCTGTATATAATAAGATAGTTCATTCATGCATAATTGTTTCGTTCATGGAATGAAACATCACCGTCGTTACTGCTAGAACAAGTGCACAAGGTGTTGCTTGTTTACACGCACCGCAAAATTTTGAGGGAGAGCCATACAATAAAATAGTCGGTTGTTCGTCTGTTTGGAGGAGACGCCACCGGAACGGAGAGGCCCCACATCATGTACAAATATGTAATAAAAACCTATGATTACAAGAGTTcattatagtttttttttaaaaaaaaacacagagaGCTCATTATCTTCATCCG
Proteins encoded in this window:
- the LOC117839765 gene encoding D-cysteine desulfhydrase 1, mitochondrial; this translates as MVLVGLLRPALPVTSTLPLLYLFAAVRHRSLGAAAGMAGVPATYSSATAQIGGFLSKKPYAPPSWATHLSPMPSHTFSLGHFPTPIHKWNLPNLPEGTEVWIKRDDLSGMQLSGNKVRKLEFLMADAVAQGADCIITVGGIQSNHCRATAVAAKYLNLDCYLILRTSKLLVDKDPGLVGNLLVERLVGAHIDLVSKEEYGKIGSVALADLLKKRLLEEGRKPYVIPVGGSNSLGTWGYIEVIREIEQQIQQSADAHFDDIVVACGSGGTIAGLALGSRLSSLKAKVHAFSVCDDPEYFYDYVQGLIDGLQSGLNSHDIVSIENAKGLGYAMNTAEELKFVKDIAAATGIVLDPVYSGKAAYGLLKDMSGNPAKWKGRKILFVHTGGLLGLYDKADQLSSLAGSWRRMNLEDSISRKDGTGKMF
- the LOC117839784 gene encoding probable cyclic nucleotide-gated ion channel 20, chloroplastic, with the protein product MTDQERDDVPMLLRNVELPRFPLRSTSMCIPVRDDEYEEGTFVPHTGPLFIQPPTQTTSGSPFTSRDAPDRLPRPSQGKPVSKPQAVMPEQTRGTRWSYSGQVPKNEHLLMSGPLGQCDNPDCVNCPPACKNKRHFHRGSNAEDNKLHNILYGYGGGWKKKIEQILSRIPIMNPHAKPVQHWNQFFVISCLIAIFIDPLFFFLLSVEQDNKCIVLNWDFATALAVLRSVTDAIYFLHMLLQFRLAYVAPESRVVGAGDLVDEPKKVAIHYLRGYFLLDFFVVLPLPQVMILLVIPKYVGLSGANYAKNLLRATVLLQYVPRIIRFVPLLDGQSANGFIFESAWANFVINLLMFVLAGHVVGSCWYLFGLQRVNQCLRDACSASTIPYCDTFIDCGRGVGSGLYRQQWFNDSGAAACFNTGNGATFQYGIYGQAVLLTTEESAVKRYIYSLFWGFQQISTLAGNLVPSYFAWEVLFTMAIIGLGLLLFALLIGNMQNFLQALGRRRLEMQLRRRDVEKWMSHRRLPEDLRRRVRRAERFTWAATQGVNEEELLSNLPEDIQRDIRRHFFRFLNKVRLFTLMDWPILDAICDKLRQNLYISGSDILYQGGPVDKMVFIVRGKLESVSADGSKAPLHDGDVCGEELLTWYLENSSVNRDAGKIKFQGMRLVAIRTVTCSTNVEAFVLRASDLEEVTSQFARFLRNPRVQGAIRYESPYWRTIAATRIQVAWRYRKRRLKRAEQSRLNEESYPSYSITAFDSFRRGQRG